Below is a genomic region from Bacillus mycoides.
GAAGAAACAGTTAAAAATGGCGTTCGCGCTTCATTAGCTCAAGAACAAGCGATTGAAAAAGCAATTACTGATAAAGACTTAAAAGCAAAATTTGAGGACTATAAGCAAGAAATTAAAGCAAGCCATATTCTTGTAAAAGATGAAGAGACTGCAAAAAAAGTGAAAGAAGAACTTGCACAAGGTAAATCTTTCGAAGAGTTAGCGAAAAAGTACTCTGAAGATCCAGGTTCAAAAGAAAAAGGTGGCGACTTAGGATTCTTCGGACCAGATAAAATGGTAAAAGAATTCGATGAAGCTGCTCGTAAGCTGAAAAAAGATGAAGTAAGTGAACCAGTAAAAACACAGCATGGTTACCATATCATTAAAGTAACTGAGACTCATGCTGACGCAACTTTCGATAAAGCAAAAGCTGACATCAAAAAAGAAGTAGTTCAAGAAAAAACACAAGATGCTCAATTTATGAATGATCTTATGATGAAAGAAATCAAAAAAGCTGACG
It encodes:
- the prsA gene encoding peptidylprolyl isomerase PrsA, whose protein sequence is MKKAMLALAATSVIALSACGTSSSDKIVTSKAGDITKEEFYNQMKTQAGKQVLNNMVMEKVLIKNYKVDEKEVDKKFDEMKKQVGDQFDTLMKQQGLKEETVKNGVRASLAQEQAIEKAITDKDLKAKFEDYKQEIKASHILVKDEETAKKVKEELAQGKSFEELAKKYSEDPGSKEKGGDLGFFGPDKMVKEFDEAARKLKKDEVSEPVKTQHGYHIIKVTETHADATFDKAKADIKKEVVQEKTQDAQFMNDLMMKEIKKADVKVDDKDLKDLFEEPKADAKKDEKK